Proteins encoded by one window of Marispirochaeta aestuarii:
- a CDS encoding sensor histidine kinase, which translates to MKLGSIWNDLARNVFSSYADIDEIDKRRIEACLSLALVFFLTTIIYMSFSLARADFMVLPVTSLWAGISLGSFLLILKGKYDAGVLLEVTVLGILLQCRMILFPGINEHLPYDADLFLTILVFFAFLSGLTVRWIVLLHSYALVSLINVITFSFLYYQKDLLVSLALSTTFFHIFPMGIAYLLHFNIKRLQRLSQLDKLLLKESNHRIKNNLIILSSIINLEKKHDNSPQNHILDDLRAKVDAIMYLHEALYTEGAYRFVELSYYFDNLFQNTMRIEPEVTINSTVEGLRLDTKPALEIGLVLVELINNSLKHAVPRDSNIVINIDVFLKNRDLYIVYRDNGEALHTIHSIEDLSARTGLLIITRVVSGLGGTIQVDSNYGLKFTIVLPIEHNLYYGDLNPY; encoded by the coding sequence GTGAAATTAGGTAGTATCTGGAATGATCTGGCGCGAAATGTCTTTTCCTCTTATGCGGATATTGACGAAATTGACAAGCGACGAATTGAAGCCTGTTTGTCGCTGGCATTAGTATTTTTTCTAACGACAATAATTTACATGTCCTTTTCTCTTGCAAGAGCAGATTTTATGGTTTTACCTGTTACAAGTTTATGGGCAGGGATTTCATTAGGGTCATTCCTTCTGATACTTAAGGGTAAGTATGACGCGGGGGTTTTATTGGAGGTCACTGTATTGGGAATACTATTGCAGTGCAGGATGATCCTCTTTCCTGGTATCAACGAACATCTTCCCTATGATGCTGATCTATTCTTAACGATTTTGGTGTTTTTTGCATTTCTGTCTGGACTTACTGTACGATGGATTGTTTTACTCCATAGCTATGCACTCGTTTCATTGATCAATGTTATAACGTTCTCCTTTCTGTACTATCAGAAGGATCTCCTTGTATCTCTAGCATTATCCACTACTTTCTTCCATATCTTTCCAATGGGAATCGCATATCTCCTGCATTTCAACATAAAACGGCTTCAGAGATTAAGCCAGCTCGATAAATTGTTGCTCAAGGAATCTAATCATCGCATTAAGAATAATTTGATCATCCTCAGCTCGATCATCAACCTTGAAAAAAAACATGACAATAGTCCCCAAAATCATATTCTTGACGATCTGAGAGCGAAGGTTGATGCAATCATGTATCTTCATGAGGCACTGTATACTGAAGGTGCCTATAGATTTGTCGAGCTATCGTACTATTTTGACAATCTATTCCAAAATACCATGCGGATAGAACCTGAGGTTACAATTAATTCTACCGTTGAAGGCCTACGCCTGGATACAAAGCCGGCACTGGAAATTGGTTTAGTCCTGGTAGAGCTGATAAATAATAGTCTGAAGCATGCTGTACCAAGAGATTCGAACATTGTTATAAATATTGATGTTTTCTTAAAAAATAGGGACCTTTATATAGTTTATCGAGACAACGGAGAGGCTCTGCATACAATTCATAGCATCGAAGACCTTTCAGCAAGGACAGGTCTTCTCATTATCACCCGGGTGGTAAGTGGACTAGGAGGAACTATACAGGTGGATAGTAACTATGGATTAAAGTTCACAATTGTATTGCCAATAGAGCATAATTTATATTACGGGGATCTTAATCCCTATTGA